One region of Eupeodes corollae chromosome 1, idEupCoro1.1, whole genome shotgun sequence genomic DNA includes:
- the LOC129952483 gene encoding uncharacterized protein LOC129952483, with the protein MSPVEFEESSVIKVLGLRWCPSKDCFSYKVSLSQPTSCTKRRILSDASRVFDPLGFLAPVVVAIKIFFQDLWREKVGWDDDVPQELEKRWTTIRDELHLVESILIPRVMWSNRTNKELHAFCDASLDAYAAVVYCRSVDTNGNVTVSIVAAKSRVAPIKVLSLPKLELCGALLLTKLVDKIKTSLQEANIRVFAWTDSSIVLHWLSTAPKKWSVFVANRTSEIQSSIPFKSWNHVRSVHNPADVASRGIPPSLLSSTDIWWQGPCWLKKQPTEWPVSHYNVNDIPCDILEQRKSTKVQALMQGFWKRWHQEYLTSLQSRPKWQKAQRNLEVNDVVLLKEDNLPPSKWILGRVTEIHLGQDNKCRVATVKTINGSYVRPVVKLAPLPLTERPESSRGGQNVLN; encoded by the exons ATGTCTCCAGTGGAGTTTGAAGAATCTAGCGTAATCAAAGTGCTTGGTCTTCGTTGGTGCCCTTCCAAGGATTGCTTTTCTTATAAAGTATCTCTTTCTCAACCGACTTCCTGTACTAAACGGCGTATACTCTCCGACGCGTCACGAGTATTTGATCCGTTAGGGTTCCTGGCTCCAGTTGTAGTCGCAATCAAAATATTCTTCCAGGATCTTTGGCGAGAAAAAGTAGGCTGGGACGACGATGTTCCACAGGAACTTGAGAAACGATGGACTACTATCCGTGATGAACTCCATTTGGTGGAATCGATTTTAATTCCAAGAGTTATGTGGTCAAATAGGACCAACAAGGAGCTGCATGCATTTTGCGATGCATCATTGGACGCTTATGCCGCTGTTGTTTACTGCCGCAGTGTAGACACAAATGGGAACGTAACCGTTTCTATTGTAGCAGCTAAAAGTAGGGTTGCTCCTATTAAAGTTTTATCTTTGCCTAAATTAGAACTTTGTGGTGCTCTTTTACTAACTAAActtgttgataaaataaagaCTTCTTTACAGGAAGCAAACATTCGAGTTTTTGCATGGACTGATTCATCAATAGTGCTTCACTGGCTATCTACTGCTCCTAAGAAATGGTCTGTCTTTGTTGCTAATAGGACGTCTGAAATTCAATCATCAATACCATTCAAGTCTTGGAACCACGTACGTTCGGTGCACAATCCAGCTGATGTCGCTTCAAGAGGTATTCCACCATCGCTTTTATCATCAACAGATATTTGGTGGCAAGGACCATGCTGGTTAAAAAAGCAACCCACTGAATGGCCAGTCTCGCATTATAATGTAAACGATATTCCTTGCGACATTTTGGAACAAAGAAAAAGTACAAAGGTTCAG GCACTTATGCAAGGGTTTTGGAAGCGCTGGCACCAAGAGTACCTAACATCTCTACAAAGTCGGCCAAAATGGCAAAAGGCGCAAAGAAATCTTGAAGTGAATGATGTGGTTTTATTAAAGGAAGACAATCTCCCTCCATCTAAATGGATTCTTGGACGAGTGACCGAAATTCATCTTGGACAAGACAACAAATGTCGAGTTGCAACCGTCAAGACAATTAATGGCAGCTATGTTCGACCAGTGGTGAAACTTGCTCCCTTACCGCTTACTGAAAGACCAGAGTCTTCCAGGGGGGGGCAGAATGTtctgaattaa